In Candidatus Tanganyikabacteria bacterium, the genomic stretch AAGATGCTCTCGACGGCGGTCGAGTCGGTCGAGCGGATGCTCGGCGAGATGGACGAGAACCTCCGGTTGCGGATCCGCCGGGATGGCCGGCGCCTGGTGGTGGTCGTCTACAACTCGAAGACCGGCGAGACCATGCGCGAGATTCCGGCGGATCGCTTCATCGACATGATGGACACCTTCGAGAAGCAGATCTCCGGGCTGTTCGTCGACGAGCGGCAGTAGGCAAGGAAGTCAGCGAATGCCGATCCAGCTCTCCGGTCTGGCCTCCGGGCTCGATTCCCAGGCCTTGATCGACCAGCTCATGAAGCTGGAGGCCAAGCCGGTCGAGATGCTGGCCCTGCGCAAGGATACCCTCACCACCAAGAACACGGCCTTCCAGGCGATCAATACCAAGGTCCTGGCGCTCAAGGACAAGGCCTTCGCGCTCACCACCGACTCCATCCTCAAAGCCATGCTCTCTTCCAGCACCGACGAGAAGATCGTGACCGCAAAGGCCGGACCCAACGCGTCGCCCGGCAGCTACAAGGTCACCGTCAACAAGATCGCCTCCTCCACGCGAGCGACCTCCTGGGGACAGCTCGGCCAGTCGGTCGTCGACACCCAGCAACTGCTCTCGGACGCCAACACCCAGGCGCCGATCACCGCCGGCCGGTTCACGCTGACGGTCAAGGAGCTGAACGGGACGGTGGATCCCATCTTCATCACGGTCAACGCGGGCGACAAGTGGAGCGACGTCTTCACGCGCATCAATCTGGCCACCGGCGGGGAGGTCACGGCCTCGCTATCGGGCAACAAGGTCGTGCTCACGGCCGACAAGACCCGCGTGGCCGAGGTGAAGACCGGCAATGCCGACGACACCAGCAACTTCCTGCAGCAGACCAAGCTGGACACCGCCCTCTACGACTCCGCGACCGGCACGGTGAAGTCCTCGCAGCCGGTGGGCGTCGTGCAGCGGGCGGCCAAGCTGATCGACGCGAAGTTCGCCACCGCCCTGACCGCCACGACGGGCAGCTTCAAGATCAACGACGTGCAGGTCGACTGGAACGCCAACACGGACACCGTGGACTCGCTGATCACCAAGATCAACTCCTCGGGAGCCGGCGTCGTCGCGGCCTACAGCGCCCCGGACGATAAGCTGGTGGTGACCAACAAGAACCCCGGGTCGAAGAACATCAACTTCCTCGACGTCACCGGCAACCTGCTCCAGTCCCTGCGCGTGGACCGCGGCGACCAGGTCACGGGCGACGACGCGGAGATCGTCATCGACGGCTTCAACCTGGTCAACGGCGTGGCGCAGCCGATCAAGAGCAGCAGCAACGACTTCAAGGACGTCCTCCCGGGCGTGACCATCACGGCCAAGAAGGCCGGCGAGCAGCAGACCATCACGATCGATCGCGACAAGGACACCACCGTCAAGGCCGTCCGGGACTTCGTGACCGAGTTCAACAACGTCGTGGACGCGATCCAGAAGGCCCGGGAGAAGGGCGCCCCCAACCAGTTCGACGGCGAACTGGCCGCCCTCAACAACCGCATGATGGGCATCGTGACGTCGGTCGCCAGCGGCATCAGCGGCTCTCCCAACACCCTGATGCAGATCGGCGTCGGCACCTCCAAGGACGATCGCAAGCACCTCACGCTCAACGAAGCCAAGCTGCGCAGCGAGATCGACCGGGATCGCGACCGGGTGGCCGACATCTTCCAGAAGCAGGAGCTAGTCGGCGGCAGCACGGTCTCCCGGGGCATCGCCCAGGTCCTCAACGACTACCTCGACCGGACCCGCAGCGAGAATGGCATCTTCAAGTTACGTCAACGTCTTACCGACGATCAGATAAGTTCCATCAACGAGACGATTACTCGGCAGAACCGGCTTCTCGACATGAAGCGCACCGACATGGTCAAACGGTTCACGCAGATGGAAGTCGCGATCTCCAAGCTGAAGAGCCAGCAAACGTCCTTCCTGTCGCAACTTGGCCAACTGGCCGGGAGCCAGCAGTCTTGATGATGCTCAACAACCCGTACGCGCAGTACCAGTCGGCGCAGTTCGAGACGGCGCCGCCCGAGAAGCTGTTGATCATGCTGTTCGACGGGGCCATCCGCTTCACGAACACCGCCATCAAGGCGATCGACGAGAAGAACATCCAGATCGCGCACACCAACTGCATCAAGGTGCAGAACATCCTGACCGAGCTGATGAGCACGTTGCGGTTCGACGTGGGCGGCGATATCGCCAAGAACCTCTTCGACCTCTACGAGTACTTGCACCACCGCACGATCATGGCCAACATGAAGAAGGATCCCGCCATTCTCGAAGAGGTGGCCGGCCACCTCCGGGACCTGCGGGAGGCCTGGGCGACGGCCGCGAAGAACGTGGCCGCGGAGAAAGCCAAACAAGCAAGCGCGTGAAAAACACTCCGAACCTGGAGCTCTGATCTTCATGAGCGAGGACCTTTCCCGGATCTACCGGGAAGCTCTGGATCTCACGATCCGGCAGGGCTCGGCCATCCTGGAGGATCGCTGGGACGATCTGCTGGCCCTGCTAGACAAGCGCGAGCACTGCCTGGATGCCGCCGAAGCCTTGCTGCTCGACCAGCCGAACCCGCCCAACCGGGCCGACCTCGCCGCTATTCTGGCCCAGGTCCAGGCCGCCGACGCGGAGAATCAGCAGCTCTTCGTGAAGAAGCGGGAAGGCCTGATGGCCGAACTCGCAGAAGTCAACCAGGTGCGTGACGCGCTCACCGGCTACATGTCCACGCTACGCGGCGACAACTTCGACCCGTCCTTCGTCGATCGGAGCTCCTAGGCGGATCGCCCGGCCATGAATCGGTCTGCGATCAACCGGGCATAATTCAACCGTGCCAAGCGGAGAGCGAAGCCTCATCCCGGGCGACGTTCTGATGCAGGACCTCGTCCAGCCGGGCACGCAGGCGATCTTCGTCCCGGTCGGCACCATCCTGTCGGCCGAGGTCATCATGAAGATCCGGCAGGCCGGCCTCGAGGACCTCGCCCTGGAGTGCATCGCCAACAAGAAGAAGGCCCTCCATGCCGGCATCAACCTCAAGCGCTTCGATCCGCGTGCCGTCCTGACCGCCACCGAGCTCGCGCAGATGCGGGCCGAGCGCCTCGTGGACTCGGCGATCGGCCTGCGCGCCGTCATGTGGATGCTGCTGCTCTCGGCCACCGTCTTCGCCCTGGTGGTGCGGTCGCCGCAGTTCATGATGCTGACCGGCCTGCTCTACCTGGGCCTGGTGGGCGCGTACGCCGTCACCGGCGCCATCGCGGAAGGCCACAAGCGGCAGATCATCGCCCTCAAGAACCAGGAGCACCGCGACGCCGAGGAGAAGCGGAGTTTCCTCAACCGCGTCACGCAAGGCGATCCCGAGGCGGTGGCCGAGGTGGTCCAGGAAGGCGTCGTGGGCAAGGGGCGCGTCCTGATGCTCGAGATCGAGCACGGTTTCATCGTGATCCATGTGGTCATGCGCGACTCCCTGGAGGTGGCCGGCCGGGCGGGCATAGAACTCGGCCCGCCGCCGCCGGGGCGCGACCTCGCGGCGACCCAGAGCCTGCGCATCGCGACCAGCGATTCGGTCGGCGAGGTCCTCGAGGCCGTGGCGGAGATCCTGGCGGGCATCTTCTCGTTCTCGCCGTCGACGCAGGTCGTGGCGATCTCGCTGTTCGACCCGTTCGAGGAGCCGCGGTCCCGGCAGAAGTACCTGGGCTGCCTGGCCGCGGCCACGATCGACCGCTACCAGTTCGAGTCGCTGGCCAAGGAGGGCAACCCCGCCCTGGCACTGGGACGCTGGGAGGGCCTCCAGCTGGTGTTCGACCGCAATGGCCCGTTCGGCGAGGTCCCGCCGGCCAGCTACGCCGGAGCCGAGGAGGCGGCGCTGGAGTTTTGAGGGCGCGGCTCAAATGGGCCAGCGCCACTCGGCCGCAGGCACGGAGGCCTGCGCCACCGATGCAGCGGGTGGGGCCGGCCTCTGTGCCGGCCGCTTTGCTGGAGCGAAGTCAAGCGAGCGGCGCCATGACGCTTCAGAGCCAGATGGCGGGATCAGGCCCTTCGACGCCGGTCTCGGCAGTGGCCTCTGCCATCGCGGCCCGGGTGGCATCGGGCTGGACCGCATGCAGGCGGCGGAGCACGCTCATCGCCCAGCCGAAGCGGGCGACCAGCGTCTGGACCTCGGCCGCCAGGACATCCTCCATGCCGTGAATGTCCTTCGCCTTGTCGGACATCTCCCGGAAGACGTCCAGATAGGCCTGGCGCAAGTCGTCCAGCGCCGTCAGGGCGCGCGGATCGATGAGCTGGCTCTCGAGGCGCCGCGTCGCCGACTCCACGCGGGCGAAGTTGAACGGGATGGTCTTGGGGCGATCGTCCATGGATTTCCATTATAGGGACGCGGAGATACTCTCCGGCGTCGATGGTCGTGGCGATGGGGCTGATCTGCTTGCTGGCGGGCGGCGATCGGGATCTGCAGGTGCAGGTGGCGCGAGAGCCGGGCGCCGGGGGAGCGGTGACGGTGCGCGGCCGGTTCGCGGCGCCGGTCGACCGAGTGTGGCGGGTCCTGACCGACCAGGGAGCCTACCCGCGGATCTTCCCCGAGATCCGGTCGATGGCCTACGTGCGCGCGGGGAGTCGGGGCACCGTCTGGCGCGCCGAGGTGGCGCTACCCTGGCCCATCGGCGACCGCTGGTCGGAACATGAGGTCGAGAGCCGCGTCGAGGCGTGGACCGTCCGCTGGCGCCACCTGGCCGGAACGCTCCGCGAGAACTCCGGCTCGTGGCAGCTCCGCGCCGCTCCGGGCGGCGGCACGCTGGTGGCCTATCGCAGCCGCTTCGACCCGGGCGTGCCGCTCCTGCCGCAGTGGCTGCTCGACTGGGCGGTGACGATCGGCATCCCGAAGGTCGTCGAGGATCTGCGGCGGTACGTCGGCACGGGCCGGTAGGCCGGCGCCACCCGCGCCGCCATCAGATCTGGCCGATGGCGGCGGGTGGACGGGTGCGGCCTACCAGGCCCATGAGGGCCACCAGGGTCAGCACGTAGGGCAGCATCTCCAGGAACTCGGACGGGATCTGGATGCCCCAGGTCTGCAGCAGCACCTGGCTGGCGTCGGCAAGGCCGAAGAACAGGGCGGCGGCGAAGGCCGCGAACGGCTTCCAGCGGCCGAAGATCATCACGGCCAGGGCGATGAAACCCTTGCCGCTGGTCATGTTTTCGTTGAACTGGCCTATCTGCTCGAGCGTGAGGAACGCGCCCGCAAGGCCGGCAAGGGCGCCCGAGATGGCCAGGTTGCAGTAGCGGATGAACTCGACGCTCATGCCAAGCGTGCGCACCGTGGTGGGATGCTCGCCGCAGGCCTGCGTGCGCAGGCCCCACGGGGTGTGGAACAGGGCGTAGTGCGTGACGACCACCAGGACGAGGGCGGCCAGCATGATGGGCGTGAACTGCACCGCCACCTCGCCCTCCTTGCCGGCCAGCGTGAACCCCACCAGGGACGGCAGGGTGTTCTCGAGCTTCTCGGAGCCGCCCACGTCGAAGACCAGGCGCAACAGGTAGGCCGTCAAGCCGATGGCCAGGATGTTTATGGCGGTGCCGCTGATGATCTGGTCGGTGCGGAACTGGAGCGACCAGAAAGCGTGCACCAGGCCCAGGAGGGAGCCGGCCAGACACGCGGCCACCACGCCCAGGACCAGGTTGCCGTGGAAGGGTCCCACCATCCAGGTGGCCGTCTCGGCGGTCGTCTG encodes the following:
- a CDS encoding flagellar protein FlaG produces the protein MKIEGTLAVSAAVSNQALATEGQAVQRERTNVENARIQTASNPDANAVAGAQRAVGAKMLSTAVESVERMLGEMDENLRLRIRRDGRRLVVVVYNSKTGETMREIPADRFIDMMDTFEKQISGLFVDERQ
- the fliD gene encoding flagellar filament capping protein FliD — its product is MPIQLSGLASGLDSQALIDQLMKLEAKPVEMLALRKDTLTTKNTAFQAINTKVLALKDKAFALTTDSILKAMLSSSTDEKIVTAKAGPNASPGSYKVTVNKIASSTRATSWGQLGQSVVDTQQLLSDANTQAPITAGRFTLTVKELNGTVDPIFITVNAGDKWSDVFTRINLATGGEVTASLSGNKVVLTADKTRVAEVKTGNADDTSNFLQQTKLDTALYDSATGTVKSSQPVGVVQRAAKLIDAKFATALTATTGSFKINDVQVDWNANTDTVDSLITKINSSGAGVVAAYSAPDDKLVVTNKNPGSKNINFLDVTGNLLQSLRVDRGDQVTGDDAEIVIDGFNLVNGVAQPIKSSSNDFKDVLPGVTITAKKAGEQQTITIDRDKDTTVKAVRDFVTEFNNVVDAIQKAREKGAPNQFDGELAALNNRMMGIVTSVASGISGSPNTLMQIGVGTSKDDRKHLTLNEAKLRSEIDRDRDRVADIFQKQELVGGSTVSRGIAQVLNDYLDRTRSENGIFKLRQRLTDDQISSINETITRQNRLLDMKRTDMVKRFTQMEVAISKLKSQQTSFLSQLGQLAGSQQS
- the fliS gene encoding flagellar export chaperone FliS, whose product is MLNNPYAQYQSAQFETAPPEKLLIMLFDGAIRFTNTAIKAIDEKNIQIAHTNCIKVQNILTELMSTLRFDVGGDIAKNLFDLYEYLHHRTIMANMKKDPAILEEVAGHLRDLREAWATAAKNVAAEKAKQASA
- the fliT gene encoding flagellar protein FliT, with protein sequence MSEDLSRIYREALDLTIRQGSAILEDRWDDLLALLDKREHCLDAAEALLLDQPNPPNRADLAAILAQVQAADAENQQLFVKKREGLMAELAEVNQVRDALTGYMSTLRGDNFDPSFVDRSS
- a CDS encoding SRPBCC family protein — its product is MGLICLLAGGDRDLQVQVAREPGAGGAVTVRGRFAAPVDRVWRVLTDQGAYPRIFPEIRSMAYVRAGSRGTVWRAEVALPWPIGDRWSEHEVESRVEAWTVRWRHLAGTLRENSGSWQLRAAPGGGTLVAYRSRFDPGVPLLPQWLLDWAVTIGIPKVVEDLRRYVGTGR
- a CDS encoding ABC transporter permease yields the protein MDLAVFLALLAATLRLATPLILGSLSGIWAERSGIINIAIEGIMLTGAFTGYMVAQTTAETATWMVGPFHGNLVLGVVAACLAGSLLGLVHAFWSLQFRTDQIISGTAINILAIGLTAYLLRLVFDVGGSEKLENTLPSLVGFTLAGKEGEVAVQFTPIMLAALVLVVVTHYALFHTPWGLRTQACGEHPTTVRTLGMSVEFIRYCNLAISGALAGLAGAFLTLEQIGQFNENMTSGKGFIALAVMIFGRWKPFAAFAAALFFGLADASQVLLQTWGIQIPSEFLEMLPYVLTLVALMGLVGRTRPPAAIGQI